CGGCTGGCTGGTGCTGACCGCCGCAGTGCTGGTCGCGGTCCGCCGGCACACCGCCGACCTGCCGAAGGCAGAGCGGTGGGTCCGGGCCGGATGGGCCGGTGCCGCCCTGGCGCTGCTCGCGGTGCTGGCCTTCCGCAACGCCTGGTGGCTGGTGACGTTCTGCGTGCTCGCGGCGCTGTGCTGCGCGGCCCTGGCGATAGTCGGCGGACGGCGGATGCGCTCGATCCTGTTCAGCCTGGGCGCCGCCCCGCTCGCCGCGCTGCGCGGACTGCCGTGGGTGCGCGCCCACGTCCGGGCGCCCGGCGGCGACGGCACCACCCGCCGTGTCGTCGGCTCGGTCGCCGCCACCGTGGCCGTCCTGGTCGTCTTCGGTGCGTTGCTCTCCTCCGCCGACGCCGCCTTCTCCCAGGCACTCGGCGTCCTCGTCCCCGAGGTCAGTGCCGGCGGGGTGGTCCGGTGGCTGTTCCTGGCCGCCGTCGGTGGCCTGATCGCGGTGGCCGCACTCTTCACACTCGCGGCGCCACCGGACCTGTCCCTGGTGGACCGGCCGACCGACCGCCGGCTCGGGCCGGTCGAGTGGGCCCCGCCGATCGCCGCTCTCACCACTCTCTTCGCCGGCTTCGTGCTGGTGCAGTTCACCGTTCTCTTCGGCGGGCAACGGCACGTGCTGTCGACCACCGGCCTCAGCTACGCCGAGTACGCCCGCAGCGGCTTCTGGCAGTTGGTCGCGGTGACCGTGCTGACGTTGGCGGTCCTCGGCGGGGTGACCCGCTGGGCCCGCCGGGACACCCCGCGCGACCGGGCACTCCTGCGGATCCTGCTCGGCCTGCTCAGCGCGTTGAGCGTGGTGATCGTGGTGTCGGCGCTGTCGCGGATGTGGACGTACCAGAAGGTCTACAGCTTCACCGGCGAGCGCGTCTTCGTGATGGCGTTCGAGGTGCTGCTCGGAGCCGTCTTCCTGATGGTCCTGGTGGCCGGCGTCCGGTGGCGCGGCGGCTGGATCCCCCGGCTCACCACGGCGCTCGCGGTGGTGATGCTGCTGGGGCTGGCGGCGCTCAACCCCGAGGACTACGTGGCCCGCCGCAACATCGACCGCTACCAGGAGACCGGCCGGATCGACGCCTGGTATCTGCGGGCGCTCTCCGCCGACGCCACGCCCGCCCTGGCCGCCCTGCCCGACCCGGTACGCCGGTGCACCCTGAGCTGGATCGCCGACGACCTGGCCGAACCGGATCCGTGGTACGCCTGGAACCGGGGCCGCGACCGGGCCCGGGCGGTCCTCGACCGGTTGGGTCCCGAGGCGATCGGCAACCAGCGGGACTGCCGCCGCGCCGACCAGTTCGACCTGCCGAAGACCCGCCGCTGACACCGTCGACCGGGCCGACCCGAGTCGGCCCGGTCCGGTCGCGGCGATGTCGGTGGCCGGACGGCCGGTGTCACCAGGGCTCGGGGATGTTCACCGCCAGGCAGCGCTGGGTGCCGGCGGTCGGCTGGTAGCAGGCGGACGCCTCCAGGTTGTAGCTGTGGTCGAACCGGTGGAACGAGGCCGTACCGCCGTTGACGCAGGTGCTGCCGCTGACCGTCGTACCGCCGGTGACCTTGCCGGAGGCGCAGCCCGCCGTGCCGGCGGTCTTCTGCACGGTGCTCACCGAGGAGCGCAGGTCACCGGACTGGTGTGCGCCGTAGCCCACCGAGCTGACGCCGTCGCGGGTGATCGCGTACTGGAAGGCGGTCGAGGTGTAGTACGACCAGCTCGCGCCGGTGCCGACCGTCCGCAGCCCGGAGTCCGTGGCCGAGGCCGGGATGAACAGATGGAACCCCTTGTCGTACGTGGTGGTGCCGTCGATCATCCGATAGACGACCACCAGCAGACCCTGGCTGTAGGTGCCGGTGTTGTAGGTCAGGTAGGTGCCGTTGCCGCAGGCCGTGCGGTCGGCGATGTAGCCGACACCGGCGGCGTAGAGCAGCACCCGGGCACAACGCCCGTCCGCCGCGATGTCCTCGATGGTCCCGACGGTGGACGAGATGCCGGCGTTGTCGGTGGCGTACCCGGTCAGGCGCACCCCGGGCAGCGTGCCGGAGTACTGGTAGGCGGTGGGGTGGTAGTAGTTCCACGAAGCCGACCAGCCGGTGCCCGAGGGCAGCGCGAGAGCCGGCGCAGCCGGCAGCAGGGCGGCGGTGAGCGTGGCGACCAGGGCGGCGGCCAGTGTGGCGATGGACCGCAGTCGGGGTTGCGTCCGCATCGTTTCTCCGTTCAGACGCGAGTCGTGCGAGGGGTGGATATCGACGATGATGACGTCATCGTCGGCCACCCGGACGCGCTCTGTCCCGACCCGGACACCGGCGGCACCCGCACGGCCATACGGCAAAGACCCACCGCTGGCTGCAACCGCAGCCCGGTCGAGGCAGCTCACAGCACGGCACCCACTTGGAGCACTCCTCGCTTGACACCACAAGCGACAGCACACCTCTATGCCGACCCGTCGATGCCATGAGAACCTGAATCACTGTGTGATCGGACAGCTACCTACGGCTACAGCAGCTGGAGGCGCTCATGGCCCAGATGTCGCTATTCGGTCCGAGCGAGGCCGGACCTGACCCGAAGCCCGCCGACGACCGAACGGTCCGGCTACAACTACTGATCACCGTTAAGGCTGCCCCGAACCCCTCGGAGAAGTACGGGGAGACCGTCTGCGTGGCAGGGCTGCGGACAGACGTTTTGAGGCCGACGTGGGTCCGCCTCTACCCGATCAACTTCAGACACCTCGACAGCGATGAGGCATTCAAGAAGTACGACATCATTTCTGTCGATGCCAAACCGGCACGGCAGGATCAACGGCGCGAGAGCTGGAAGCCGGTGATGGACCGGATCCAGAAGGAGCGTCATCTCGACGGCTGGAGATCGCGACAGCCGCTGCTTGACCCGGCCATTCAGGATTCAATGTGCCGACTCAACCGCGAAGCTCAGGATCACGCGGACGCACAATCGCTGGCTCTCGTGCGCCCCAAGGAAGTCCGCGCCCTCAAGGTAACGCAGCACCCCGGCTGGACCATCGACGAGCAGCGCAGGATCGAGGCGTACGCGAGCCAGCCCGACCTCTTCAGCGGTCGGAGCAGGTCCCCGCTAGAAGCACCCCGTTTCAAGGCCGCCTACCACTACCGCTGCCACGAGCGCGGGTGCAACGGACACAAGCAGCATGTGATCGATTGGGAGCTGGTAGCGCTACAACGACGACTCGCTGGTCACTCAGACGCTGCGTTGCGGGAGGCGTTGGAGACCAAGTTTCTCGGAGAGATGTGCGCGCCGAACCGTGACGTCGCCTTTTATGTAGGCAACCAAGCCAAGCGCGTGCACGTGTTCAGCGTGCTGGGCGTGTACTGGCCGAAACGATAGGCATGCGATCTTCGAGCAGGCGCATTACGACCTGGCGGTGACAACGGCTTTCGTCTGCCTCGAAACAGAGCAACGCTACCAACTCGCGTTGCCCGCTCTCGGCGAGCGCGTCAAGCGCCGCCGAGGGCTCAGCGTGGTGCAGCAAAGAGGCGTACGCCGCTCTCGCCGAGCGTAACTCCTCGGGACTGCCACCGAATCCGGGGCGATTCTCCTTCGGGTTACCCAGCTCCCTGCGGTGCTCGTAGACGATCCCCTGCGCCGCGAGCGCCTGACTAAGGGCCGACTTGCTGAAACCACGCTTGCGTGAGATCGGCGTCATCCGGACATCGACCAGGCGTGTGACGTTCATGTCCACGAGGCCGCTCACGAACTCACCGATGGAGCGGCCTTCGTAGCCGACACCCAGGATGCCGACCCGGTGACTCACAGCTAAGGTGGCGCTCATCGGAACACCCTTTCATGGCATGCCAGCAAAGACCATCGGGACGGCCAACAAACAGGCCGTCCTGGACGTCTTCGCCACAGGAAGCCCAGGCTTCGGTTGGTGGCACCCCTGGCTGGCTGAAGCCTCGATTTAGCTGGTGGGCCGGAGGCGCCACCATGCGGACCACACCGCCACGTTCGCCAGCGCTCCGCTGACCCTGAGCCTGCCCGCCCACGGACCTCGGGGTCGTGCGTGATGATTCCGACATCACCAGCTGGATCCGCCCGGCAGCCGCCATGACCTAAACCCTCGTGGATCTCCCTGGTCAGCGAAGAGAAAGCCCGGATTGCGCCAGGAGCTAGCTCCGTAGAACATCGGGTTCTACACTCGGGTCCATGGAACGCATCGGTGTCCGGGAGCTGAACCAGAACACGAGCCAGGTGTTGGCTCGAGTGAGTGGTGGGGAGACCCTCGAAATCACCGATCGTGGACACCCGATCGCCCGACTTGTTCCGGTAGGTGACGACAGGTCGATTCTGGCCAAGCTGGTAGCGGCAGGGCGGGCAGTCGCCCCCACCGGTGGGGGCTCTGTCCCACTTCCTCCGCAGCTCGGCGACGAGAGTGTGGACGTGGCCGCCTCGCTCACGGCGATGCGTGACGAGGAGCGCTGGTGATCTATCTCGACTCCGCCGCCGTCATCAAGCTGGTGCGGCAGGAAGCATGCAGCACCGACCTCGTCTCCTGGCTCAACGAGCACGACGACGTGCCGCTGGTCTCCTCCGCGCTCGTCGAGGTGGAAGTACCCAGAGCGCTCCGCCGATCGGCTCCGCAGGCGTTGATCGGAGTGCCGGCTGCTGTCGGACGACTGTTCCGACTGGAGATCGACAGCACGATCCGTGCCACCGCGGCCGCCTTCGCCGAGCCGACGCTCCGCAGCCTCGACGCCATCCACCTGGCCACCGCCCAGGTGCTGACCAACGAGTCCGGCACGGCACTGACCGCCTTCGTCACCTACGACCGGCGGCTGCTCGCTTGTGCCAAGGAAGCAGGGCTGCCCGTAGCAAGCCCCGGCCAGAACTGACCCACGAATCCATCACCCCGCACGAAGTCCGGCCACCGGGTTGGCGCGACGTCGGCCCGTAGCCCGCGTTCTGCGACCTTGGACCCTCTGTTGGGGTATCCGTAGCTGGTGGGGCGGACGGGACTCGAACCCGTGACCGAGGGATTATGAGTCCCCTGCTCTAACCGGCTGAGCTACCGCCCCGGCACCGCGCGGATCTTATCCCGCCCAGTCGATCACCGGCCAGCATCGGTGGCCGCTTCTCACCGGCGTCGCCCCCGCGCCAACAGCACGATGGGCAACGCGAGGATAACAGTGAGCAGCCAGCCTCGGACGGCCGCACCCCACCGCCCGCCGACGTCTCCGGTGGGGGGTTCGAGGACCACGTCGATGGTGAGCAGCAGGGCCCGGCCGCCGAGCCCGAGGACGACCAGGCCGCCGAGCAGCAGGAGCAACGTCTCCCGCCGGGCACGCCGGGAGCGGGGAACGTGGTCGCGGTCGTCGCGTACGCCGCCGGGTTGTGGGATCTGCTCAGGGTCGCGGGGCGGCATGGCGACCTGCCGGTCGGCGGGTACGGCGGCGTCCAACACGCCCAGGCCGGGTGGGCGCAGGTCGTACAGGGTCGGCTCGACGTGCAGCACGATCGCGTCGTGGCCGATGAGTTGGCGGGCGCCGTCGGGCCAGGCGAGCATGGCGGCGCAGTCGGCGTACCGGACGGTCAGCGGGCCGCCGTCACCGAGGTAGCTGATGCCGTCGGGGCCGACGCGGAGCTGGCCGTCGTCGTCGCGGGAACGGTGGGCGGTGCCGGCGGGGATCGCCTCGGAGATGGTGGGGGCGGCGACGAAACCGGCCCAGTCGGCACGGGTGCCCTCGGGCACCATCAGCAGGGCCGAGGCGTGCACCTCGTGGGCGACCTCGTGCAGGTCGGCCACGGTGACCGCCCTCAGTGCGGCGCGGTGCTCGTCGAGGCTGAGGTTGGGCTCGCCGGTGAGCAGGTTGAAGGCGTACCCGGTCAGTCTGGCGGCGTCGGCCTCGGCGGTGGCCAGCATCTCGATGCGCTTGGCCACGGCGGCGTCGAGGTCGGCCTGGTCTATCCGGCCGACCCGGAGCGTGGCCAGCACGTCGACGAAGCCGCCGAGGACGGCGTCCTGCTTCTCGGCCAGCGCGTCGGCGAGGGCGCGCAGGACGGCGTGGCCGTCACCGCGCGGCTCGTAGCCGCCGGCGATCGTGTAGGAGAGGCCGGCGTCCTGGCGCAACGCGCGGAACAGTTCGCGTTCCAGCACGTCGGCGAAGAGTCCGGCGGCGTGCCCGCGCCGCACCACCGCGTCGAGCACCACGGCCTGGTTGCCGCGCACGAAGTACGCCGGCGTGGCGGGCAGTGCCGACGACGCGGCCGGCACGGGCTGCCGGGTGCCGCCGGGCAGTTTCAGGGTCAGCCCGTCGGGGACCCGGTCACCGGCGATCCAGAGCACCGCGTTCTCGCGGGTGAACCAGCGCGCCGCCCACTGACGCAGGTCGTCGGCGGTGAGCGCGGCGAGTCCCCACTCGGGGTAGCTGCCCAGCCCGAAGTCGCGGGCACCGTGCCGCCACAGTGGGATGTCGTCGATGGCCGCGCTGCCCCGGCTGCTCCACTCGGTCCGCAGGATGTCCTTCTCCACCTCCAGCCGCCCGGTGGGCAGGTCGGCGAGGTGGGCGCAGACGGCGGTCAGGAAGGTGGCGACGTCCTGCTCGGAGCCCTGCATGTGGAAGGTGGTGAAGACCGGTCCGGTGGCGCCGTTGAAGTGGTGGTCGGCGCTGCCCAGCGGGGCGAGGGCGAGGTGTTCGAGCAGGTGCGTGATGCCGTGCCGGGCGAGGGTCTCGTCGGCGGTGCCGACCCGGAAGGTCAGCCCGGCCCGCATCGGCCCGCCGGTCGGCGCGAGCAGCGTGGGGACCCCGTCGGTGTCCAGGTGCGCGATCACGACTGGCCGGCCTTCGCGTACGCCTTCGCGCGCAACCGCAGGAACTCGGTCGCCCCGTCGCCGAGGTAGCCGAACATCGACTCGTCGCCGACACCGCCGAGTGCGGCGAACTCCCGTGCCGCCGGGTGCCACTCCTGCATCAGGCAGAACGCGAGGGCGAAGGTGCTGCGTACCCACACCCCACCCCAGCCGTCGCGGTAGTCGGGGTGCCAGACGGAGCGTTCCGCCGCCGCGCGGATCCGGGCGGCCACCGCCGGGTCGCGCAGGAACTCGCTCGCGGCGGAGACCCGGTCATGGTCGAGGGCCTGTTCCAGGTACGCCTCGACGACGAGTACCGCGTTGGCGGCCCCGGGTGGTGCGGCCTCGGCGCACTCGTGGGCGAACGCGTGCGCCTTCTCCCAGGTGCCGCTCCACTTGGGGCAGAGCTGTTGGAGCAACGACGCCTGTGCCGGCAGGTGATGTGGGTGGTGGGCGGCGAGCCGGTCGTACCGGCGGCGGGCCTCGGCCTGCCCCACCTGGAGTCCCCGGCCGCTGGTGATCCGCTGGGTCCATGCTGCCGCGTCCTGCGGGTGGCGGGCGGTGACCTCGATCAGGATCTGCTCGGCCCGGCGCAGGTGGTCGAAGAAGTCGGCGAACTGCTTGCGGCTGACATGCTGGGCCCGTCGCGCGGTGCGGATGCGCCAGCCGGCCCGGATCAGGTGTGCGCCGAGCATCGCCCCGGCCACCGGGTCCTCGGGATGTTCGGCGAACACCTCGTGCAGGAACCTCTCCGCGTCGGGGACGTCGCCGATCTCGCCGACCAGGACTGTCCGGCCGTGTGCGTCCTGGGCGTCGACGAGCGCGCGCAGGGTCGGCCAGTCACCGGCAGCCAGAGCATCCCGACCGGTCGCGACCTGCGGATATGCCGCAGCGACGTCGAAGGTCACCGGCGGGAGGGGTGCGGGCACAGCGAGGATCATAAGTGATCATCTTCGGCTCCGGTGTCCCCGTTTTCGCTGCCCGCCGCCGCCGTGCGGCCAGGCCCGGCTCGACCGGGGCCGGCGTCGGAGACGACGAACGCCCACCGGGTGCCGGTGGGCGTTGCGGGGAGTAAGGAGAGCTCCCCCGTTTGGACTCGAACCAAAAACCTGCCGGTTAACAGCCGGCTGCTCTGCCAATTGAGCTACGGGGGACCGAGCACCGCTTGGTGCGGATCTCTCCGCGCCGCGCGACCGGCACAAGAGTACAGGATTCCGGGGGGTCGTGGGCTAGGGGGTTATCCATCCACAGGACAGGACGCCAACCGGACGCAGACGGATAAATCGTCATCGCGGCCCAAGGAGGTATGAGCGGAGAGGAGGATGGGTAGATAACTGCCGACGACATGACGCAGGCGCGAGTTCGATCGACCACCGCCCGGCCTCCGGGAGGCGGAAGACAGCGCGCCAGGTACGAAAGGAGCCGCCATGCGCGGAAAGATCATGTTCCTTGGCGGGCTGGCTGCGGGGTTCGTCCTGGGCGCCCGTGCCGGCCGTGAGAAGTACGAGGAGCTGGTGATCCAGGGCCGCAAGGTCCTCGACCACCCGACGGTCCAGGAGGCGGCCGGGGTCGCGCAGGCCCAGGCCAACCGCCTCTACCAGGAGGGCAAGGACAAGCTCGAGCACTCCAAGCTGGGCGAGAAGCTGCACAGCAACGGCAAGCACGGGCTGACCCCGGCGGACGACACCTACGCCGGCACTCCGGCGACGGCGGGCAGCAAGGCGGGCGGCAGCTCGTCGAGCGCGACCAGTTCGACGTCGGCCACCCCCCGCAAGCCGACCGGCACCAACGGCAGCACTCTCTAGAGCCGTACGCGAACGGGCCCGGCCGCCACCTCGGCGGCCGGGCCCGTCGCTGTGTATCCGCCGATCGACGCAGGCTCCGGGCGCGACGTCCGGCCGCACTCGGCTGAGCCGAGCGACGAGGTGGGGAGATTTGTTGTCGCTGGAGCGACAAGAAATCTCCCCACCTCACGATCGCCCCGTCCCCACAGCACCTCCCGCCCCTCGCCGCCCACTCGTCGTGCCCGGACAGGTGCCGGTCGCGCAGGATCGGGGCACCCGGGCCAGGGCAGGAGGTGCCGGCCGAAGGTCGAGAACCAGGGCGGGCGGGACCGGGCGCAGCGGGACAGAGCAGGGCGCGCCCAGGACCGGACAGCGCAGGCACTGGGCGGACGATTCCGGCCACAGTGCCGAAACACCGTCGTGGAAGACTCCTGACCGGAGGTGGTGGGGATGGCCCTTCTCCGGCCGGAGAACCCGCAGCAGGCGCGACTCGTCCGGTTGCTGCGCGACGAGGGCCCGCGTTCCCGGGTCGAGCTGGGTGACCTGCTCGGCCTGTCGCGTACCACTCTCACCACCGAACTGGATCGCCTCGTCGCCCGCGGCCTGATCGAGACCGCCGGCCCGGCCGCGTCCCGGGGCGGACGGCGCTCGTCCCTGCTCCGGCTCGCCGCCGGGGTGCGGTTCGTCGGCGTGCTCGTCGGGGCCGACCGGATCAGCGTGGCGGTCACCGACGGTGAGTTGAACGTGCTGGCCGAGGCGAGCGAGCCGGCCGACGTCCGCCAGGGACCCGAGCCGGTGATCGGGCGGTGCGTCGAACTGGCCGGCAAGCTCCGCGCCGAGTCGGGAGGCGCCGAACCCACCGGTGTCGGTGTCGCGTTGCCCGGGCCGGTCGACGACGGCGCCTCCATCGCGCCGACCGCGCTGCCCGGCTGGCAGCGCTTCCCGGTCCGGGACGCCTTCGCCGCCGAGCTGGGCTGCCCGGCGCTGGTCGACAACGACGCGAACGTGCTGGCGCTGGGCGAGCAGCACGCCGGCATCGGCCGCACCTTCGACGACTTCCTCTATCTGAAGCTGGGCACGTCGATCGGCTGCGGACTGGTGCTCGGCGGCACGCTGTACCGCGGATCGACCAGCAGCGCCGGCGACATCGCGCACCTGCCGCTCTCCGAGGACGGGCCGACCTGCGCCTGCGGGGAGGTCGGCTGCCTGGAGGCGTACTGCGGCGACGCCGGGCTGACCCGGGCCGCGACGGCCGTGGCACGGACCGGCCGCTGCGCGCCGCTGGCCGCGCGGTTGGCCGACGCCGGCACGCTGACCGTGTCGGACGTGGCCGCCGCCGCGCTCGCCGGGGACCCGACGGCCCAGGCACTGGTACGCGACGCCGCACGCCGCCTCGGCCAGGTGCTCGTCGGCCTGGTCAGCTTCTTCAACCCGGGGATCGTGGTGATCGGCGGCGCGCCGGAAGGGCTCGGGCACATCCTGCTCGCCGAGGTACGGGGCGTGGTCTACCGCCGGTCGGCACCGACGGCCACCGGCACCATGCCGGTGGTCCTCTCCGACCTGGCCGACCGGGCCGGCCTGGTGGGCGCGGCCCGGCTGGCCAGCGAGCACGTCTTCACCGTCGACTGACCGGGATGTGTCGACCGGGGGCCGGGGCGGTCGGCCCCCGGTCGGCGGGATCGATCCTTGCTGCTGAACGCGCCGTCGAAGGCGGCGGGATCAGTCCTTGCTGCTGAACGCGGCGTCGAAGGCGGCGGGATCAGTCCTTGCTGCTGAACGCGGCGTCGAAGGCGGCGGACGGGGCGTCGAAGGCGAGGCGACGGACGAACTGGAGTGCCTCGGGAGCACCGACCAGCCGGTCCATGCCGGCGTCCTCCCACTCGATCGAGATCGGCCCGTCGTAGCCGATCGCGTTGAGGGCGCGGAAGCAGTCCTCCCACGGCACGTCGCCGTGCCCGGTGGAGACGAAGTCCCAGCCGCGCCGCAGGTCCGCCCAGGGCAGGTGCGAGGCCAGCCGGCCGCGCCGACCGTCGCCGGTGCGTACCTTCGCGTCCTTGCAGTCGACGTGGTAGATCCGGT
Above is a window of Verrucosispora sp. NA02020 DNA encoding:
- a CDS encoding DUF4153 domain-containing protein yields the protein MSQPPPAERSPTEEPGDIPVPSDADPTGTPPRLLVLPPTDGLSPIVWPGAADQPAWAIPVTVPPGTRGYAIFLPLVAADDDPAATGPDTSTVAAPATPPPTVSTPAGSTLPTGTPPVSPAPAVTAPVSTAASPPAQRIPETAAPGQLAPGPALSAAPPGAPGPPVPGYRTTGSPYEFRPRPLQPSFLDRAWPGPAPARDRATPLAVLAGALGVAAFVPLGRTGVGWFLGWLVLTAAVLVAVRRHTADLPKAERWVRAGWAGAALALLAVLAFRNAWWLVTFCVLAALCCAALAIVGGRRMRSILFSLGAAPLAALRGLPWVRAHVRAPGGDGTTRRVVGSVAATVAVLVVFGALLSSADAAFSQALGVLVPEVSAGGVVRWLFLAAVGGLIAVAALFTLAAPPDLSLVDRPTDRRLGPVEWAPPIAALTTLFAGFVLVQFTVLFGGQRHVLSTTGLSYAEYARSGFWQLVAVTVLTLAVLGGVTRWARRDTPRDRALLRILLGLLSALSVVIVVSALSRMWTYQKVYSFTGERVFVMAFEVLLGAVFLMVLVAGVRWRGGWIPRLTTALAVVMLLGLAALNPEDYVARRNIDRYQETGRIDAWYLRALSADATPALAALPDPVRRCTLSWIADDLAEPDPWYAWNRGRDRARAVLDRLGPEAIGNQRDCRRADQFDLPKTRR
- a CDS encoding DUF488 family protein is translated as MSATLAVSHRVGILGVGYEGRSIGEFVSGLVDMNVTRLVDVRMTPISRKRGFSKSALSQALAAQGIVYEHRRELGNPKENRPGFGGSPEELRSARAAYASLLHHAEPSAALDALAESGQRELVALLCFEADESRCHRQVVMRLLEDRMPIVSASTRPAR
- a CDS encoding type II toxin-antitoxin system Phd/YefM family antitoxin, encoding MERIGVRELNQNTSQVLARVSGGETLEITDRGHPIARLVPVGDDRSILAKLVAAGRAVAPTGGGSVPLPPQLGDESVDVAASLTAMRDEERW
- a CDS encoding type II toxin-antitoxin system VapC family toxin, with protein sequence MIYLDSAAVIKLVRQEACSTDLVSWLNEHDDVPLVSSALVEVEVPRALRRSAPQALIGVPAAVGRLFRLEIDSTIRATAAAFAEPTLRSLDAIHLATAQVLTNESGTALTAFVTYDRRLLACAKEAGLPVASPGQN
- a CDS encoding pitrilysin family protein, yielding MIAHLDTDGVPTLLAPTGGPMRAGLTFRVGTADETLARHGITHLLEHLALAPLGSADHHFNGATGPVFTTFHMQGSEQDVATFLTAVCAHLADLPTGRLEVEKDILRTEWSSRGSAAIDDIPLWRHGARDFGLGSYPEWGLAALTADDLRQWAARWFTRENAVLWIAGDRVPDGLTLKLPGGTRQPVPAASSALPATPAYFVRGNQAVVLDAVVRRGHAAGLFADVLERELFRALRQDAGLSYTIAGGYEPRGDGHAVLRALADALAEKQDAVLGGFVDVLATLRVGRIDQADLDAAVAKRIEMLATAEADAARLTGYAFNLLTGEPNLSLDEHRAALRAVTVADLHEVAHEVHASALLMVPEGTRADWAGFVAAPTISEAIPAGTAHRSRDDDGQLRVGPDGISYLGDGGPLTVRYADCAAMLAWPDGARQLIGHDAIVLHVEPTLYDLRPPGLGVLDAAVPADRQVAMPPRDPEQIPQPGGVRDDRDHVPRSRRARRETLLLLLGGLVVLGLGGRALLLTIDVVLEPPTGDVGGRWGAAVRGWLLTVILALPIVLLARGRRR
- a CDS encoding ROK family transcriptional regulator — protein: MALLRPENPQQARLVRLLRDEGPRSRVELGDLLGLSRTTLTTELDRLVARGLIETAGPAASRGGRRSSLLRLAAGVRFVGVLVGADRISVAVTDGELNVLAEASEPADVRQGPEPVIGRCVELAGKLRAESGGAEPTGVGVALPGPVDDGASIAPTALPGWQRFPVRDAFAAELGCPALVDNDANVLALGEQHAGIGRTFDDFLYLKLGTSIGCGLVLGGTLYRGSTSSAGDIAHLPLSEDGPTCACGEVGCLEAYCGDAGLTRAATAVARTGRCAPLAARLADAGTLTVSDVAAAALAGDPTAQALVRDAARRLGQVLVGLVSFFNPGIVVIGGAPEGLGHILLAEVRGVVYRRSAPTATGTMPVVLSDLADRAGLVGAARLASEHVFTVD